One stretch of Pedobacter riviphilus DNA includes these proteins:
- the rpsT gene encoding 30S ribosomal protein S20 produces the protein MANHKSSLKRIRANATKRLRNRYQAKTTRTFIKRLRAAEDKKSASDLLPKVISMLDRLAKKNIIHKNKAANNKSKLTKFVNGLK, from the coding sequence ATGGCAAATCATAAATCTTCATTAAAAAGAATTAGAGCAAACGCAACAAAACGTTTACGTAACAGATATCAGGCAAAAACTACACGTACTTTCATTAAAAGATTACGTGCTGCAGAAGATAAAAAATCTGCATCTGATTTATTGCCTAAAGTAATCTCTATGTTAGATCGTTTAGCTAAAAAGAATATTATCCACAAAAACAAAGCGGCTAATAACAAATCAAAATTAACGAAATTCGTTAACGGTTTAAAATAA
- the radC gene encoding RadC family protein has protein sequence MENYEQKLGIKLWAEEDRPREKLLLHGRRHLTDAELIAILIGSGSKNETAVDLSKRILSFYDNNLTKLGKASILELSRFKGIGEAKALTIIAALELGLRRKETAEETITHVTTSNDVYKYLHQTFANLNHEEFWILLLNRSNRVIGKFLISKGGQAGTVADPKIIFKTALENNAANVVLAHNHPSGNLKPSESDDKLTRDMVASGNLLSLYVVDHLIFANNRYYSYRDEDLI, from the coding sequence ATGGAAAATTACGAACAGAAATTAGGTATAAAGTTATGGGCTGAAGAAGATCGCCCGCGTGAAAAACTTTTATTGCACGGCCGAAGGCATTTAACAGATGCCGAACTGATTGCTATTTTAATTGGCTCGGGAAGTAAAAATGAAACCGCTGTAGATTTAAGTAAAAGGATTTTGTCTTTTTACGATAACAATTTGACAAAACTGGGGAAAGCTTCTATTCTAGAGCTATCGAGGTTTAAAGGTATTGGAGAAGCAAAAGCGTTAACTATTATAGCCGCTTTAGAGCTTGGTTTGCGGCGAAAGGAAACTGCCGAAGAGACGATTACTCATGTTACTACTTCTAATGATGTTTATAAATATTTACATCAAACCTTCGCTAATCTCAATCACGAAGAATTCTGGATATTACTTCTAAACAGGTCTAACCGGGTAATTGGTAAATTTTTGATCAGTAAAGGGGGGCAGGCAGGTACAGTAGCCGATCCGAAAATTATTTTTAAAACAGCTTTAGAAAATAATGCAGCGAATGTTGTATTGGCGCATAACCATCCTTCGGGAAATTTGAAGCCCAGTGAGAGCGATGATAAGCTGACCAGGGATATGGTAGCTTCAGGAAATTTGCTTAGTCTGTATGTGGTTGATCACCTGATTTTTGCCAATAACCGATACTATAGCTATAGGGATGAAGATTTAATTTAA
- a CDS encoding endonuclease/exonuclease/phosphatase family protein yields the protein MNTLKIIPVFLLLTVVAFAQKTAVPINIITYNIRLNVASDGVNAWPNRKDNVKALVKFHDADILCVQEALPEQFDALLENSNFDVVGVGREDGKRKGEFSAVYFDKDRFAKKDGGTFWLSQTPDVPSKGWDAALNRICSWVKLYDKLNKKEFIVFNTHYDHIGVKARIESAKLLKQKIQQIAPTLPVVFTGDLNVTPETEAIATIKSFLTDAKEISVEPPYGPTGTFNDFDFNSDLKNRIDYIFVNKGFKVQKFAVLTDSKDKRYYSDHLPVFCRLWF from the coding sequence ATGAATACTTTAAAAATCATCCCTGTTTTTCTTTTGCTAACCGTTGTGGCATTTGCGCAAAAAACGGCAGTTCCAATTAATATCATTACCTATAACATTCGCTTAAATGTGGCATCAGATGGTGTTAATGCCTGGCCAAACCGAAAAGATAATGTAAAAGCTTTAGTGAAATTTCATGATGCTGATATTCTTTGTGTACAGGAAGCCTTGCCCGAACAGTTTGATGCACTTTTGGAGAATTCCAATTTTGATGTAGTGGGTGTTGGTAGAGAGGATGGTAAAAGAAAAGGAGAATTTTCAGCTGTTTATTTCGATAAAGACCGCTTTGCCAAAAAAGACGGTGGAACGTTTTGGCTATCGCAAACGCCTGATGTCCCTTCAAAAGGATGGGATGCTGCACTTAACCGTATATGTAGCTGGGTAAAACTTTATGATAAGTTAAATAAAAAAGAATTTATCGTGTTTAATACCCACTACGATCATATCGGGGTAAAAGCGAGAATTGAATCGGCTAAATTATTGAAACAAAAGATACAGCAGATTGCGCCGACATTACCTGTTGTTTTTACCGGCGATTTAAATGTAACACCAGAAACAGAGGCCATTGCTACCATTAAATCTTTTCTTACCGATGCAAAAGAGATTTCTGTAGAGCCTCCATATGGCCCGACAGGTACTTTTAATGATTTTGATTTTAACAGTGACCTGAAAAACAGGATCGACTACATTTTTGTAAACAAAGGATTTAAGGTGCAGAAATTCGCCGTATTAACTGATAGTAAGGATAAAAGGTATTATTCTGATCATTTACCTGTTTTTTGCAGACTTTGGTTTTAA
- a CDS encoding prolipoprotein diacylglyceryl transferase family protein, giving the protein MLLKSLFPFQFELFGNQYHYHYIFETLAFIIGVRLYYFYKKGIKDPISDENRLWIMLGAMLGALIGSRLIAVLETPQILHHLSFSVLYQSKTIVGGLLGGLFGVELIKKIISVDIASGDIYVIPILVALIIGRIGCFSMGIDEPTYGVPTHFLWG; this is encoded by the coding sequence ATGCTGTTAAAATCTTTGTTTCCCTTCCAATTCGAACTTTTTGGTAACCAATACCATTATCACTATATTTTCGAAACACTAGCATTTATAATTGGTGTTAGGTTGTATTATTTCTATAAAAAAGGAATTAAAGACCCGATATCTGACGAAAACAGGTTGTGGATTATGTTGGGCGCTATGCTTGGGGCATTAATTGGCTCGCGTTTAATTGCTGTGCTCGAAACGCCTCAAATACTGCACCATCTTAGTTTTTCAGTTCTTTATCAAAGTAAAACCATTGTTGGTGGTTTGCTAGGAGGCCTGTTCGGCGTTGAATTAATAAAAAAGATCATAAGCGTGGATATCGCCTCTGGAGATATCTACGTTATCCCAATTTTGGTTGCCCTTATTATAGGCCGTATCGGTTGCTTTTCCATGGGGATTGATGAGCCAACCTATGGTGTTCCTACCCACTTTTTATGGGGATGA
- a CDS encoding radical SAM protein, protein MANTRDYIYYDYTKSLCPECLQLCDAKIVFQDAKVFMLKNCRTHGDSKVMIADDVDYYKQIRNYNKQSEMPLKFNTKVHYGCPYDCGLCTDHEQHSCLTVIEVTDRCNLACPTCYAMSSPTYGRHRTLAEIERMMDVVVANEGEPDVVQLSGGEPTVHPDFFKILDLAKSKPIKHLMVNTNGIRIAKDINFVEKLATYMPDFEIYLQFDSFSAEVLTKLRGEDLTEVRRKAIDHLNQFNVSTTLVVTLQKGLNDHEIGDILAYALKQKCVRGVTFQPTQVAGRNDDYNDQQGRITLTEVRRKIYEQYPTFTPQDLIPVPCNPDALCMAYALKIGDEVIPMTHLINPEDLLNNSKNTIVFEHDEKLKEHMLNLFSTGVSVDCAEDTFGELMCCLPRVKSDSLSYDNLFRIIIMNFMDPLDFDVRAVKKSCVHIVSDKYKMVPFETMNIFYRDNKIDLIREKLNMN, encoded by the coding sequence ATGGCCAATACCAGGGATTATATATACTACGATTATACCAAAAGTCTTTGTCCGGAATGTTTGCAGCTTTGCGATGCGAAGATTGTTTTTCAGGATGCTAAGGTATTCATGCTGAAAAATTGCAGGACACATGGCGATAGTAAAGTAATGATTGCTGATGATGTAGACTATTACAAACAGATCCGGAATTACAATAAACAATCGGAAATGCCGCTTAAGTTTAACACCAAAGTGCATTACGGCTGCCCTTACGACTGTGGTTTGTGTACCGACCATGAACAGCATTCGTGTTTAACGGTAATAGAGGTTACCGATCGTTGCAACCTGGCCTGTCCAACCTGTTATGCCATGTCGTCGCCAACTTATGGCAGGCACAGAACTTTGGCAGAAATAGAACGGATGATGGATGTTGTAGTGGCAAACGAAGGCGAGCCCGATGTGGTACAGCTCTCAGGCGGAGAGCCAACAGTACATCCTGATTTTTTTAAGATTTTAGATCTCGCCAAAAGCAAGCCCATTAAACACCTGATGGTGAACACCAACGGTATCAGGATTGCCAAGGATATTAATTTTGTAGAGAAACTGGCAACTTATATGCCCGATTTCGAAATTTATCTGCAGTTTGATAGTTTCAGCGCTGAGGTATTAACCAAGCTAAGGGGCGAAGACCTTACCGAAGTAAGAAGAAAAGCCATCGATCACCTCAATCAGTTTAATGTATCCACCACTTTGGTTGTTACTTTACAAAAAGGATTAAATGATCATGAAATTGGCGATATTTTAGCTTATGCGCTTAAGCAGAAATGTGTTCGCGGCGTTACTTTCCAGCCTACCCAGGTCGCCGGAAGAAATGATGATTATAATGATCAACAAGGAAGGATTACCTTAACTGAGGTGCGTAGAAAAATTTATGAGCAATATCCAACCTTTACCCCACAGGATTTAATCCCTGTGCCCTGTAACCCCGATGCATTGTGTATGGCTTATGCACTAAAAATCGGCGACGAAGTGATCCCGATGACACATTTGATCAATCCCGAGGATTTGCTCAACAATTCGAAAAATACCATTGTTTTTGAGCACGATGAAAAATTAAAAGAACATATGCTTAACTTGTTTAGTACGGGTGTTTCGGTAGATTGTGCCGAAGATACCTTTGGCGAATTAATGTGTTGCCTGCCAAGGGTAAAATCAGATAGTTTAAGTTACGATAATTTATTTCGGATTATCATCATGAACTTTATGGACCCGCTTGATTTTGATGTACGTGCTGTTAAAAAATCCTGTGTGCATATTGTGAGCGATAAATATAAAATGGTACCCTTCGAAACCATGAATATCTTTTATCGCGACAACAAAATAGATCTGATCAGGGAAAAATTAAATATGAACTAA
- the pheT gene encoding phenylalanine--tRNA ligase subunit beta — MKISYNWLKQFVQIDKTPQELSLILTNVGLEVESVEKVQPVVGGLEGLLIGEVLTCVQHPNADRLRITTVNVGGKENLQIVCGAPNVGAGQKVVVATVGTTVYPLEGEPFKIKESKIRGELSQGMICAEDEIGLGKSHDGIMILAEDTEVGIRAKDHFKMDDDFVFEIGLTPNRADAASHLGVARDLAAYFRSEYEMPDLSAFKTDNENLVIPVEVEDLAACPRYSSLTVSGVTVKESPEWLKDKLKVIGLRPINNVVDITNYVLHGLGQPLHAFDADKITGGKVIVKKVAEGTPFVTLDDVERKLSADDLMICNAEAPMCIAGVFGGKSSGVDTETKNIFLESAYFNSVSVRKTSKRHGLKTDASFRFERGTDPEITVTALKYAALLIKELAGGEISSSVSDIYPNHIKPFEFEVSYTNINKLIGANIPSAEIKHIITALGISATNTSDDTLALRVPSFKVDVTRECDITEEVLRIYGYNNIEIPSKVNASLSYSIKPEKENTHNVIADMLTANGYAEIMCNSLTKSAYSKNLDEAVFILNPLSSDLNVMRQNLLMPALESVAYNQNRKNADVKFYEFGKTYHLINEQYVERPRLLLLISGAKQSEQWNQNAKPVTFYNLKSAVDAILSRLGIASYQSDVLNDENFAYGIKYFRGDKTLVSFGAVSKADRKVADVNAEVFYADFDWATLLDIVRKNTIVHKDVSKYPQVRRDLSLLIDQNVTFDTLKGIAFKTDKKLIKAVGVFDVYVGDKLPEGKKSYALNFILQDEEQTLTDKQIENTMQKLIANLTAQAGAEIRK; from the coding sequence ATGAAAATATCATATAACTGGTTAAAACAATTCGTACAAATTGATAAAACACCTCAAGAACTTTCGTTAATCCTCACCAATGTTGGTTTAGAAGTAGAAAGTGTAGAAAAAGTTCAGCCTGTGGTGGGCGGTTTAGAGGGATTACTTATTGGCGAAGTATTAACCTGTGTTCAGCATCCCAATGCCGATCGTTTGCGTATTACTACTGTTAATGTTGGCGGTAAAGAAAACCTGCAGATTGTATGCGGTGCGCCAAATGTAGGTGCTGGCCAAAAAGTGGTGGTAGCTACAGTGGGTACAACGGTATATCCTTTAGAAGGAGAGCCTTTTAAGATAAAAGAATCAAAAATTAGGGGAGAGCTTTCTCAGGGAATGATCTGTGCCGAAGATGAAATTGGCTTAGGTAAATCGCATGATGGGATTATGATCCTTGCAGAAGATACCGAAGTGGGTATCCGTGCAAAAGACCATTTTAAAATGGATGATGATTTTGTTTTCGAAATCGGATTAACGCCAAACCGTGCCGATGCGGCTTCGCATTTAGGTGTGGCGAGAGATTTAGCTGCTTATTTCAGAAGTGAATATGAAATGCCTGATCTTTCTGCTTTCAAAACCGATAACGAGAATCTGGTTATCCCCGTTGAAGTTGAAGATTTAGCGGCTTGCCCACGTTATAGCAGCCTTACCGTTTCTGGTGTTACTGTAAAAGAATCGCCAGAGTGGTTAAAAGATAAATTAAAGGTAATTGGTTTGCGCCCGATTAATAACGTGGTTGATATCACCAATTATGTACTTCATGGTTTAGGTCAGCCTTTGCATGCTTTCGACGCCGATAAAATTACTGGTGGAAAAGTAATTGTTAAGAAAGTTGCAGAAGGAACACCTTTTGTAACGCTTGATGATGTAGAGCGCAAGCTGAGTGCAGATGATTTAATGATCTGCAATGCTGAAGCACCAATGTGTATCGCAGGGGTTTTCGGTGGAAAATCTTCTGGTGTTGATACCGAAACCAAAAATATTTTCTTAGAAAGTGCTTACTTTAATTCGGTTTCTGTTCGTAAAACTTCGAAAAGACATGGCTTAAAAACCGATGCATCTTTCCGTTTTGAGCGTGGTACCGATCCGGAGATTACGGTTACGGCTTTAAAATACGCGGCTTTATTAATTAAAGAACTGGCTGGGGGAGAAATTTCCTCATCAGTTTCTGATATTTACCCAAATCATATCAAGCCCTTTGAGTTTGAAGTAAGTTATACCAACATTAATAAATTAATTGGTGCAAATATCCCTTCGGCCGAAATCAAACACATTATTACAGCTTTAGGGATTTCGGCAACCAATACATCTGACGATACTTTGGCTTTAAGGGTGCCATCATTTAAAGTGGATGTAACCCGCGAATGCGACATTACAGAAGAGGTATTGCGTATTTATGGTTATAATAACATCGAAATCCCTTCAAAGGTAAATGCATCACTTTCTTACAGCATTAAGCCCGAAAAAGAAAATACCCATAATGTAATTGCAGATATGCTAACCGCTAATGGTTATGCAGAAATTATGTGCAACTCGTTAACTAAATCGGCCTATTCGAAAAATTTAGATGAGGCAGTATTTATTTTAAATCCGTTAAGTAGCGATTTAAATGTAATGCGTCAAAATTTATTGATGCCGGCTTTAGAAAGTGTAGCTTACAACCAGAACCGTAAAAATGCCGATGTGAAGTTTTACGAATTCGGTAAAACTTATCATTTAATCAATGAGCAATATGTAGAGCGCCCAAGGCTGTTATTGTTGATTTCGGGGGCTAAACAAAGCGAACAATGGAACCAAAATGCTAAACCGGTAACTTTTTATAATTTAAAATCAGCTGTTGATGCCATTCTATCTCGTTTGGGCATTGCAAGTTATCAATCTGATGTTTTAAACGATGAAAACTTTGCTTACGGAATTAAATATTTCCGTGGAGATAAAACCCTGGTAAGTTTCGGTGCTGTTTCAAAAGCCGACCGTAAAGTGGCTGATGTAAATGCCGAAGTATTTTATGCTGATTTCGATTGGGCAACCTTGTTAGATATTGTAAGGAAAAATACAATTGTGCACAAAGATGTTTCTAAATACCCGCAGGTTCGCCGCGATCTTTCATTGTTGATTGATCAGAATGTAACTTTCGATACCTTGAAAGGTATTGCGTTCAAAACCGATAAAAAGCTGATCAAAGCGGTTGGTGTATTCGATGTATACGTTGGCGATAAATTACCAGAAGGGAAAAAATCTTATGCCCTGAATTTTATCTTACAGGATGAAGAACAAACCTTAACCGATAAGCAGATCGAAAATACAATGCAGAAACTAATCGCGAATTTAACGGCACAAGCTGGTGCAGAAATTAGGAAATAA
- a CDS encoding cell division protein ZapA produces the protein MGEISIKITISDRIYPLKVNMEEEEIVRRAAKMINERIKDYQDNYAVRDKQDLLSMAVLHYATAVLRTENKVQNQDTAVADKVEELDVLLSNFFSK, from the coding sequence ATGGGAGAAATCTCGATTAAAATAACCATTTCCGACCGTATTTATCCATTAAAGGTGAATATGGAAGAGGAAGAAATTGTGAGACGGGCAGCAAAAATGATCAACGAGCGCATAAAAGATTACCAGGATAATTATGCGGTTAGAGATAAGCAGGATCTTCTTTCTATGGCCGTGTTGCACTATGCAACAGCTGTATTGAGAACAGAAAACAAAGTACAAAACCAAGATACCGCTGTTGCTGATAAAGTTGAAGAATTGGATGTTTTACTCAGTAATTTCTTTTCAAAATAA
- the rny gene encoding ribonuclease Y — MEIVEILGYVFAVIAGIAIGVVVGRFLLRNLLKQQEVAAQNKVKKILKDAENNAEILKKNKLLEAKEKFLQMKAEHEQEVNAKNNNINQRENTIKQKEQSVNQRMENFNKKEQELDKQKTVLEKQTEIAIKKQEEVEVLKNQHLKQLETIAGLSAEEAKEQLVENLKQEARTQAMMQVKDIVDEAKLTASKEAKKVVIQTIQRTATEAAIENSVSIFHIESDEIKGRVIGREGRNIRALEAATGIEIIVDDTPEAIILSGFDPVRREIARLALHRLVTDGRIHPARIEEIVAKTKKQIEDEIVEIGERTVIDLGIHGLHPELIRMVGRMRYRSSYGQNLLHHSREVANFCATMAAELGLNAKMAKRAGLLHDIGKVPDDNPELPHAILGMQLAEKYKEHPEICNAIGAHHDEIEMTSMISPIVQACDAISGARPGARREVVESYIKRLKDLEELALSYPGVEKTFAIQAGRELRVIVESERITDAQAELLAADISTRIQTEMTYPGQIKVTVIRETRSVAFAK; from the coding sequence ATGGAAATAGTTGAAATATTAGGATACGTATTTGCCGTAATAGCGGGTATAGCTATCGGAGTAGTGGTAGGAAGATTCCTCCTGCGTAACTTGCTTAAACAGCAAGAGGTTGCTGCACAGAACAAAGTGAAGAAGATTTTAAAAGATGCAGAAAACAATGCAGAAATTTTAAAAAAGAATAAACTTTTAGAAGCAAAAGAGAAGTTTTTGCAAATGAAAGCGGAGCACGAACAAGAAGTGAATGCCAAAAACAATAACATTAACCAACGCGAAAATACCATCAAGCAGAAAGAGCAATCGGTAAACCAGCGTATGGAAAATTTTAATAAAAAAGAACAAGAACTCGATAAGCAAAAAACCGTTTTAGAAAAACAGACCGAAATTGCCATTAAAAAGCAAGAAGAGGTAGAAGTGCTTAAAAACCAGCATCTAAAACAATTAGAAACCATTGCTGGTCTTTCTGCCGAAGAAGCTAAAGAGCAATTGGTAGAAAATCTGAAACAAGAGGCCCGCACACAAGCGATGATGCAGGTGAAGGATATTGTGGATGAGGCAAAATTAACGGCGAGTAAAGAAGCTAAAAAAGTAGTCATCCAAACCATTCAGCGTACCGCTACCGAGGCAGCGATTGAAAATTCGGTTTCTATTTTCCATATCGAAAGTGATGAGATTAAAGGTCGAGTAATTGGTAGAGAGGGTAGAAATATCCGTGCGCTAGAAGCTGCAACAGGTATTGAGATTATTGTGGATGATACACCTGAGGCCATTATTTTATCAGGTTTCGACCCGGTAAGAAGAGAAATCGCCCGTTTGGCTTTACACCGTTTGGTAACAGATGGCCGTATCCACCCTGCACGTATTGAAGAAATTGTAGCCAAAACCAAAAAACAGATCGAAGATGAGATTGTAGAAATTGGTGAGCGTACAGTAATCGATTTAGGTATTCATGGTTTACATCCTGAGTTGATCCGTATGGTTGGCCGTATGCGTTACCGTTCATCTTACGGACAAAACTTGTTACATCACTCTCGTGAGGTAGCTAATTTCTGTGCAACCATGGCTGCCGAATTAGGCTTAAATGCTAAAATGGCTAAACGTGCAGGTTTATTACACGATATAGGTAAGGTGCCTGATGATAACCCTGAATTGCCACATGCAATTTTAGGGATGCAATTGGCCGAAAAATATAAAGAGCACCCTGAAATTTGTAATGCTATTGGTGCCCACCACGATGAAATTGAGATGACTTCAATGATTTCTCCAATCGTACAGGCTTGTGATGCGATCTCTGGTGCGCGTCCGGGTGCACGTCGTGAGGTGGTAGAAAGTTATATCAAACGCCTTAAAGATTTAGAAGAACTTGCCTTATCTTACCCTGGCGTAGAAAAAACGTTTGCAATTCAGGCTGGTAGAGAATTACGTGTGATTGTAGAAAGTGAACGCATTACTGATGCACAGGCAGAACTTTTAGCTGCAGATATTTCAACCCGTATTCAAACCGAAATGACTTATCCTGGACAGATTAAGGTTACCGTAATCAGAGAAACCCGTTCTGTAGCATTTGCAAAATAA
- a CDS encoding Mpo1 family 2-hydroxy fatty acid dioxygenase, whose protein sequence is MSKQTITIEPKRPVDVLFDKYAESHQNPTNKLVHWICVPLIVFSLLGLIWQIPFPRIGFLGSYNGFFNWASFLLAFSLYYYFTLSPVLFFLMIWVVGLMSYIIVKIEQAVGLGSGTAYAIYAAIFVAAWIGQFIGHKIEGKKPSFLDDVKFLLIGPIWLLHFICKKVGIRY, encoded by the coding sequence ATGAGCAAGCAAACCATAACAATAGAACCAAAACGGCCAGTAGATGTACTTTTTGATAAGTATGCCGAAAGTCACCAAAATCCAACAAATAAGCTGGTGCACTGGATCTGTGTTCCGTTAATTGTATTCAGCTTACTGGGTTTGATCTGGCAAATCCCTTTTCCACGTATCGGTTTTTTAGGTAGCTACAACGGTTTCTTTAACTGGGCATCTTTTCTATTGGCCTTTAGTTTGTATTATTACTTTACACTTTCGCCAGTATTGTTTTTCTTAATGATCTGGGTGGTGGGTTTAATGAGTTACATCATCGTTAAAATTGAGCAAGCAGTGGGCTTAGGGAGTGGAACGGCTTACGCCATTTATGCCGCAATATTTGTTGCGGCCTGGATTGGTCAGTTTATTGGTCATAAAATTGAAGGCAAAAAACCTTCGTTCCTGGATGATGTTAAATTCTTGTTAATTGGTCCGATTTGGCTATTGCACTTCATTTGCAAGAAAGTAGGGATCCGTTACTGA